A stretch of Halocalculus aciditolerans DNA encodes these proteins:
- the guaA gene encoding glutamine-hydrolyzing GMP synthase, which translates to MVDVESFVADATEEIRAELGDSKAIIALSGGVDSSTAAALAYEAVGTQLYPVYVDTGLMRKGETEEIEEVFGYMENLRVVDAEERFLDRLAGVTDPEEKRKVIGEGFIREFERVANEVDADYLVQGTIYPDRIESEGNIKSHHNVGGLPEAVDFEGIVEPLRDLYKDEVRDVARHLDLEEIIAERMPFPGPGLAVRIVGEVTKEKVEVAREATAIVEEELEAYEPWQAFAAVLGRATGVKGDNRVHGHVVAVRSVESRDGMTARAQELDWETLQRLQSRIAGTIDNVSRVVYDVTHKPPATIEYE; encoded by the coding sequence ATGGTCGACGTCGAATCCTTCGTCGCCGACGCCACCGAGGAGATTCGCGCGGAACTCGGCGACTCCAAAGCCATCATCGCGCTCTCCGGCGGCGTCGACTCCTCCACTGCCGCCGCGCTCGCCTACGAAGCCGTCGGCACCCAGCTCTACCCCGTCTACGTCGACACCGGCCTCATGCGGAAGGGCGAAACCGAGGAGATCGAGGAGGTCTTCGGCTACATGGAGAACCTCCGCGTCGTCGACGCCGAGGAGCGCTTCCTCGACCGCCTCGCCGGCGTCACCGACCCCGAGGAGAAACGCAAGGTCATCGGCGAGGGCTTCATCCGCGAGTTCGAACGCGTCGCCAACGAGGTCGACGCCGACTACCTCGTTCAGGGCACCATCTACCCCGACCGCATCGAGAGCGAAGGCAACATCAAATCCCACCACAACGTCGGCGGCCTCCCCGAAGCCGTCGACTTCGAGGGCATCGTCGAGCCGCTCCGCGACCTCTACAAGGACGAGGTCCGCGACGTCGCTCGCCACCTCGACTTAGAGGAGATTATCGCCGAGCGCATGCCCTTCCCCGGCCCCGGCCTCGCCGTCCGCATCGTCGGCGAAGTCACCAAAGAAAAGGTCGAGGTCGCCCGCGAAGCCACCGCCATCGTCGAAGAGGAACTCGAAGCGTACGAGCCCTGGCAGGCGTTCGCCGCCGTCCTCGGCCGCGCGACCGGCGTCAAGGGCGACAACCGCGTGCACGGCCACGTCGTCGCCGTCCGCTCCGTCGAATCCCGCGACGGCATGACCGCCCGCGCCCAAGAACTCGACTGGGAGACCCTCCAGCGCCTCCAATCCCGCATCGCCGGCACCATCGACAACGTCTCCCGCGTCGTCTACGACGTCACGCACAAGCCGCCGGCGACCATCGAATACGAATAA
- a CDS encoding CTP synthase, whose product MPTDTGYDPSLGEKFVFVTGGVMSGLGKGITAASLGRLLSNAGFDVTAVKVDPYLNVDAGTMNPYQHGEVYVLKDGGEVDLDLGNYERFLDIDMTSDHNVTTGKVYQEVIERERAGDYLGKTVQIIPHITDDIKRRVREAAEGNDVCIVEIGGTVGDIESAPYLEALRQFSHEEDEEDLLFLHVTLVPNSKNGEQKTKPTQHSVKELRSIGLQPDVLVGRNPEKLEPDTKEKIALFCDVPNEAVFSNPDVDDIYHVPLMLDEEGLDEYVMGELAIDDRALPAGERDSAWRDLVTQETEGEVDIALVGKYALEDAYISIHEALKHAGLHEQVDVNVHWVDSEEMDDEHTDRLEQADGVVVAGGFGSRGTKGKIEAVRHAREREKPFLGLCLGFQLAVVEYARNVLGWEDAHSAEIDEDTPYPVIDLLPEQYDLEDLGGTMRLGAHETQIEPGTLAHDVYGADSCTERHRHRYEVNPEYFDDLQADGLTFSGKAGNRMEILEYDDHPFFFGTQFHPEYRSRPGRASPPFVGLVEAALEQAADREEVEA is encoded by the coding sequence ATGCCGACGGACACCGGATACGACCCATCACTGGGGGAGAAGTTCGTTTTCGTCACCGGGGGCGTCATGTCGGGCCTCGGGAAGGGTATCACGGCCGCGAGCCTCGGCCGACTCCTCTCGAACGCGGGGTTCGACGTCACCGCCGTGAAAGTCGACCCGTACCTGAACGTCGACGCCGGGACGATGAACCCGTACCAGCACGGCGAGGTCTACGTCCTCAAGGACGGCGGCGAAGTCGACCTCGACCTCGGGAACTACGAGCGGTTCCTCGACATCGACATGACCTCCGACCACAACGTCACGACCGGAAAGGTCTACCAGGAGGTCATCGAGCGCGAGCGCGCCGGCGACTACCTCGGGAAGACAGTACAAATCATCCCGCACATCACGGACGACATCAAGCGCCGCGTTCGCGAGGCGGCGGAAGGAAACGACGTCTGCATCGTCGAGATCGGCGGGACGGTCGGGGACATCGAGTCCGCCCCGTATCTCGAAGCGCTCCGGCAGTTCAGCCACGAGGAGGACGAAGAGGACCTCCTCTTCCTCCACGTGACGCTCGTACCGAACTCGAAGAACGGCGAGCAGAAGACGAAGCCGACCCAACACTCCGTCAAGGAACTCCGGAGTATCGGCCTCCAGCCGGACGTCCTCGTCGGGCGGAACCCGGAGAAGCTCGAACCGGACACGAAAGAGAAAATCGCGCTCTTCTGCGACGTCCCGAACGAAGCCGTCTTCTCGAATCCGGACGTCGACGACATCTACCACGTCCCGCTCATGCTCGACGAGGAAGGCCTCGACGAGTACGTGATGGGCGAACTCGCCATCGACGACCGCGCGCTCCCCGCGGGCGAACGCGACTCCGCGTGGCGCGACCTCGTCACCCAGGAGACGGAGGGCGAAGTCGACATCGCGCTCGTCGGGAAATACGCCTTAGAGGACGCCTACATCAGCATCCACGAGGCGCTGAAGCACGCGGGCCTCCACGAGCAGGTGGACGTGAACGTCCACTGGGTCGACTCAGAGGAGATGGACGACGAGCACACCGACCGCCTCGAACAGGCGGACGGCGTCGTCGTCGCCGGCGGGTTCGGTTCCCGCGGCACGAAAGGGAAAATCGAAGCAGTCCGGCACGCCCGCGAGCGGGAGAAACCCTTCCTCGGGCTCTGCCTCGGCTTCCAGCTCGCCGTCGTCGAATACGCGCGGAACGTCCTCGGCTGGGAGGACGCGCACTCCGCGGAGATCGACGAGGACACGCCCTACCCCGTCATCGACCTCCTCCCCGAGCAGTACGACCTGGAGGACCTCGGCGGGACGATGCGCCTCGGCGCGCACGAGACGCAGATCGAACCGGGGACGCTCGCCCACGACGTCTACGGCGCGGACTCCTGCACCGAACGCCACCGCCACCGCTACGAGGTGAACCCCGAGTACTTCGACGACCTCCAAGCCGACGGTCTCACCTTCTCCGGGAAGGCTGGGAACCGCATGGAAATCCTCGAATACGACGACCACCCGTTCTTCTTCGGGACGCAGTTCCACCCCGAATACCGGAGTCGCCCCGGCCGCGCGAGCCCGCCGTTCGTCGGCCTCGTCGAAGCCGCGCTTGAGCAGGCCGCGGACCGCGAGGAGGTGGAGGCCTGA
- a CDS encoding cupin domain-containing protein: MEKTAVDDAADASVTDANRYSLTEALGTEDVSLAFYSLDPGEGFSGGMHAHLDQEEVFYVQSGTAVFERLDGDDVSVGAGEIVRFAPGEYQHGFVPEDADEGVEALALGAPNPSTEVRVPSSCGECGHDALAVRFGDDGMSLECPECGSSGSS, from the coding sequence ATGGAGAAGACAGCCGTCGACGACGCGGCGGACGCGAGCGTGACCGACGCGAACCGCTACTCGCTCACCGAGGCGCTCGGGACGGAGGACGTCTCCCTCGCGTTCTACTCGCTCGACCCCGGCGAGGGCTTTTCGGGCGGGATGCACGCGCACCTCGACCAGGAGGAAGTCTTCTACGTGCAGTCGGGGACCGCGGTGTTCGAGCGCCTGGACGGCGACGACGTCTCGGTCGGCGCGGGCGAGATTGTCCGATTTGCGCCCGGCGAGTACCAGCACGGGTTCGTCCCCGAAGACGCCGACGAGGGCGTGGAGGCGCTGGCGCTCGGCGCGCCCAACCCCTCCACCGAGGTTCGCGTGCCGTCGTCGTGCGGGGAGTGCGGGCACGACGCGCTCGCCGTTCGCTTCGGCGACGACGGGATGTCCCTGGAGTGTCCGGAGTGCGGGTCGTCCGGGTCGTCGTAG